One genomic window of Nitrospirota bacterium includes the following:
- a CDS encoding HEAT repeat domain-containing protein has product MNPVKDHTNNHSSDELEKKAVVKMASDVLLSLSKALKALKLYPDNSPVRHKFISDLTGKFTKFLEEYGDLTLAVRQYDLLYQGEVVYNNPVKEDSIAFKFFGDGIQEVAFSDNIDEQELLDFINVIQGNGDHADGDDDIVTLMWQKEFKNIRYVVIEDSGDAADGRPEGKSSDAESVTIKSADALRNAHKSESVHDQTLAADGSSAPGIEREIEEIYGKPFDEIFVLSPDEINSIKQEMEREAKSDLILEMLDILFHILEIEEDAVSYAEIMSYVEKSVKMMTLCGDYKHALGSLNRITAISETEKDNRPAHAETARATLYSLGDEAFLQQLTESLNASKTENVDELYNILTMLDNKAISPMTTMLSTLENIKARRVVCDALAVIAKDNLESVLKKLQDGNWYTVRNIVYVLGRIGDAKVLNHLKRIKDHKEPRVRKEIVHTLSEIKSDEAKNMLASYLNDSDNTVRIAALKRICSMEHRRALPGILQIISSEEFDGKESYEKKELFEAIATLGTQDQLPFLKELLMKKSWLFGKSKADEMRLLSVQALTKMKVPGAMEIIREGASSSDKVIRKICEDTLRSTVKGEV; this is encoded by the coding sequence ATGAATCCTGTAAAGGACCATACTAACAATCACTCCTCTGATGAACTCGAAAAAAAAGCCGTAGTAAAGATGGCATCTGATGTCCTTCTGTCTCTCTCCAAGGCCCTCAAGGCGCTTAAACTCTATCCTGACAATAGTCCTGTAAGGCATAAGTTCATTTCTGACCTGACAGGGAAATTCACCAAATTTCTTGAAGAATACGGGGACCTGACTTTAGCAGTCAGACAGTATGACCTGCTGTACCAGGGTGAGGTCGTGTATAACAATCCGGTTAAAGAAGACAGCATCGCGTTCAAATTCTTTGGTGACGGGATACAGGAGGTGGCCTTTTCAGATAACATTGACGAGCAGGAGCTCCTTGATTTCATCAATGTAATTCAGGGCAACGGAGACCATGCAGACGGTGATGATGACATTGTTACATTGATGTGGCAAAAAGAATTTAAGAATATCCGTTACGTTGTTATCGAAGACAGCGGAGATGCTGCTGACGGAAGACCGGAAGGAAAATCTTCAGATGCTGAATCAGTGACGATTAAAAGCGCAGACGCACTCAGGAATGCACACAAGTCGGAGAGCGTACACGATCAGACACTGGCAGCGGATGGCAGCAGCGCACCAGGCATCGAACGCGAGATTGAAGAGATTTATGGCAAGCCTTTTGATGAAATATTCGTGCTCTCTCCTGATGAGATAAATTCGATCAAACAGGAGATGGAGAGGGAGGCTAAAAGTGATCTTATACTGGAAATGCTCGACATCCTTTTTCACATCCTTGAAATTGAAGAAGATGCCGTAAGTTATGCAGAGATAATGAGTTACGTAGAAAAGTCCGTTAAGATGATGACGCTTTGCGGTGACTATAAACACGCACTCGGGTCATTGAACAGGATCACGGCCATATCCGAAACAGAAAAAGATAACAGACCGGCACATGCTGAGACAGCACGGGCAACCCTGTATTCCCTTGGTGATGAAGCATTCCTTCAGCAGCTTACCGAATCACTGAATGCAAGCAAAACTGAAAATGTGGACGAACTTTATAATATACTTACGATGCTGGACAACAAGGCAATTTCGCCTATGACCACTATGCTGTCAACTCTCGAAAATATAAAGGCCCGCCGGGTCGTCTGCGATGCGCTTGCCGTAATTGCAAAGGATAACCTTGAATCAGTGCTGAAGAAACTTCAGGATGGCAACTGGTACACTGTCAGAAACATAGTTTATGTCCTTGGAAGAATAGGAGACGCAAAGGTATTAAACCATCTGAAGAGGATCAAGGACCATAAGGAACCAAGGGTCCGGAAGGAAATAGTCCATACGCTGTCTGAAATAAAAAGCGACGAAGCAAAAAACATGCTTGCATCATATCTTAATGACAGCGACAACACCGTCCGCATTGCAGCATTAAAAAGAATCTGCTCCATGGAACACAGGAGGGCATTGCCGGGCATCCTGCAGATAATATCGTCTGAGGAGTTTGACGGTAAGGAGAGTTACGAGAAGAAGGAACTGTTTGAGGCGATTGCCACACTCGGGACTCAGGATCAACTGCCATTTCTAAAAGAGTTGTTGATGAAGAAGTCCTGGTTGTTCGGCAAGTCAAAGGCTGATGAGATGAGGCTACTTTCAGTTCAGGCTCTCACAAAAATGAAAGTCCCAGGCGCAATGGAGATTATAAGAGAGGGTGCATCATCATCTGACAAGGTAATAAGAAAGATATGTGAAGATACTCTGAGAAGCACTGTGAAGGGGGAGGTATGA
- a CDS encoding HD-GYP domain-containing protein, with protein sequence MTDRIFEEKRGSVGKDFTNNLYKLMRTAQIHDSRNVATIAALDKAAESVKTLLDSGGPFPLRLFQEHLFIDDVKIRVDIENFLACTSLINEMKRRGIGSIVFLSQPSASEIAGFVYAFNNADLKSGDPFQELEARLSSQGITNISLHRPSEINDTPIHVIQDSKEMATHLYFKTLTAVSDVMDSAKLKNAVGIKKAKRLVHSMVDLMVKEESTLLGLTTLRSYDEYTYNHSVNVSILSIAIGQRLGYSRKEMSDLGMATLFHDIGKIDLPIDLLNKPSEFTPEEWKIMRTHPVNGVKTLLRLKGLQEQAIRMILASFEHHLNYNLSGYPKLATARRVSLFGRITTICDCYDALTSARVYNRSPLVPDKALSFMMKKSDTAFDPLLLKIFVNVVGIYPVGTIVLLNTDEMAVVVRANANPSNIHKPCIKLITDPHGNEIDGETIDLSWESKMAIIQSIDHRKYGIDVSKYFVN encoded by the coding sequence ATGACAGACAGGATATTCGAAGAAAAAAGGGGTTCTGTCGGAAAAGACTTTACAAATAATCTCTATAAGCTCATGAGGACCGCCCAGATTCACGACTCAAGAAATGTTGCAACCATTGCCGCCCTGGATAAGGCAGCAGAGTCTGTAAAAACACTTTTAGACAGCGGCGGCCCATTTCCTCTCAGGCTTTTTCAGGAACATCTCTTTATAGATGACGTAAAGATACGGGTGGATATTGAAAATTTCCTTGCCTGTACATCCCTCATAAATGAGATGAAGAGGCGCGGAATAGGATCAATAGTATTTTTGAGTCAACCCTCGGCAAGTGAGATTGCAGGGTTTGTGTACGCGTTCAATAATGCAGACCTGAAATCTGGTGATCCGTTTCAGGAGCTTGAAGCCAGACTGTCATCTCAGGGCATAACCAACATTTCATTGCACAGACCGTCAGAAATCAATGACACTCCAATTCACGTGATTCAGGATTCCAAAGAGATGGCAACGCACCTGTACTTTAAAACACTCACTGCTGTTTCTGACGTCATGGATAGTGCAAAACTCAAGAATGCCGTAGGGATAAAGAAGGCAAAAAGGCTTGTTCATTCAATGGTAGATTTGATGGTCAAGGAGGAATCCACCCTGCTCGGTCTGACCACGCTAAGGTCCTATGACGAATATACATATAATCACTCAGTAAACGTCTCCATCTTGTCTATTGCAATAGGACAAAGGCTCGGCTATAGCAGGAAGGAGATGAGTGACCTTGGCATGGCAACACTTTTTCATGATATTGGCAAGATTGACCTGCCGATTGATTTATTGAACAAACCTTCAGAATTTACACCTGAAGAGTGGAAGATTATGAGGACTCACCCTGTTAACGGAGTGAAAACTCTCCTCAGGTTGAAGGGCCTTCAGGAGCAGGCAATCCGGATGATTCTTGCAAGTTTTGAACATCACCTGAATTACAATCTTTCAGGCTACCCGAAACTTGCAACCGCAAGGCGGGTAAGTCTCTTCGGAAGGATAACCACTATCTGCGACTGCTACGATGCCCTGACCTCAGCAAGGGTCTATAACCGGTCGCCGCTCGTCCCGGACAAGGCCCTGTCGTTTATGATGAAAAAAAGTGATACTGCATTTGACCCCCTCTTATTAAAGATATTTGTCAATGTAGTCGGCATATATCCGGTCGGCACAATTGTACTTCTGAATACTGATGAGATGGCAGTAGTAGTCAGAGCCAATGCAAATCCTTCAAATATCCACAAACCCTGCATTAAACTGATAACTGACCCTCATGGAAATGAAATAGACGGTGAAACCATTGATTTGTCCTGGGAATCAAAGATGGCCATAATCCAATCCATTGACCACAGGAAGTATGGCATAGATGTAAGCAAATACTTCGTCAATTAA
- a CDS encoding sulfurtransferase TusA family protein gives MPIILTSKKIKEMSPGDVLEVISDDAGIKKDMPAWCNTTRNEYIGLVEENMVYKVYVRKKKD, from the coding sequence ATGCCAATCATTCTGACATCAAAAAAAATTAAAGAGATGTCTCCGGGTGATGTCCTTGAAGTAATTTCAGATGATGCAGGAATAAAAAAAGATATGCCTGCCTGGTGTAACACAACCAGGAATGAGTACATAGGCCTTGTGGAGGAAAACATGGTATACAAGGTCTATGTGAGGAAGAAAAAGGACTGA
- a CDS encoding transcriptional repressor produces MQRHSKQRKLILEVLKQNNGHPTADWVYREVKREIPSISLGTVYRNLKLLQEHGDVTEISCDGNEGRFDGNPHLHYHITCQSCGKIVDVDNIVLKDMEEKVADATGFKITNHCVGFAGICRECQHDTN; encoded by the coding sequence ATGCAACGCCATTCCAAACAGAGGAAACTCATATTGGAGGTACTCAAACAAAACAACGGTCATCCAACTGCTGACTGGGTATACAGAGAAGTCAAACGGGAGATACCCAGCATAAGTCTTGGAACAGTATATAGAAACCTCAAACTTTTGCAGGAACACGGGGATGTTACAGAAATTTCATGTGATGGCAATGAGGGGCGCTTTGACGGAAACCCTCATCTTCATTATCACATCACCTGCCAGAGTTGCGGAAAGATCGTAGATGTAGATAACATTGTACTTAAAGATATGGAGGAAAAGGTGGCGGATGCAACCGGATTTAAGATCACTAATCATTGTGTCGGCTTTGCAGGCATATGCCGCGAATGCCAGCATGACACAAATTAA
- a CDS encoding superoxide dismutase, which yields MSHEAKKFELKGLEGLSDSQISQHRDILYVGYVNKLNEIEDKLKTSDRTKANQIYSEYRGLKADETFALNGVILHELYFENMGGRGGNPTGQISDLIKRDFGSVEKWTEDFKACGMAVRGWVVLAYNLWDGKLHNYGADAHHFNFPAMAWPLLVMDVYEHAYTIDYGVKRPPYIDVFMKNINWDVANKRLDRISKLF from the coding sequence ATGTCACACGAGGCAAAAAAGTTTGAGTTGAAGGGACTGGAAGGACTGTCTGACAGCCAGATTTCTCAGCACAGAGATATTCTTTATGTTGGTTATGTAAACAAGCTAAATGAGATCGAAGACAAGCTCAAAACTTCGGACCGTACAAAGGCCAATCAGATTTACAGCGAATACCGGGGCCTTAAGGCAGATGAGACATTTGCATTAAACGGTGTAATCCTTCATGAGTTGTATTTTGAGAACATGGGGGGACGCGGGGGAAATCCAACGGGTCAGATCTCAGATCTCATCAAGAGGGATTTTGGATCGGTTGAAAAATGGACAGAGGATTTCAAGGCCTGTGGAATGGCTGTACGCGGATGGGTAGTGCTTGCTTACAATCTCTGGGACGGCAAACTCCATAATTATGGCGCTGATGCGCATCACTTCAACTTTCCTGCAATGGCCTGGCCACTATTGGTCATGGATGTGTACGAGCATGCCTACACAATTGACTATGGAGTTAAGAGACCGCCTTATATTGACGTATTTATGAAAAATATCAACTGGGATGTTGCAAACAAAAGGCTCGACAGGATATCAAAACTGTTTTAA
- the apbC gene encoding iron-sulfur cluster carrier protein ApbC, giving the protein MLVTEAQVFDALRSVEDPDLKKDVVSLGFIKKLKIEGGAVSFDLELTTPACPVKGQLKSAAEEAVRQINGVTSVSVEVTSSVSAHRIPGNEEILPCVKNIVAVASGKGGVGKSTVSVSLAVALAKTGAKVGLLDTDIYGPSIPIMMGITEKPEIRGEKLIPIVKYGVSLMSIGFMIPEDTPLIWRGPMVMKAVEQLLTDVEWGELDYLIMDLPPGTGDVQLTLSQKVPLTGAVIVTTPQDVALLDVVRGISMFRKLNVPILGVIENMSFFSCPHCGGRSEIFSHGGGEAASKKLGVPFLGEVPIDLKIREGGDAGRPVSAEDAASPQSRIFINLAEQLAARISALG; this is encoded by the coding sequence ATGTTGGTTACTGAAGCACAAGTGTTTGACGCCTTGAGGAGTGTAGAGGACCCTGACCTCAAAAAAGATGTGGTTTCTCTGGGCTTTATAAAAAAACTGAAGATAGAGGGTGGGGCTGTTTCCTTTGATCTGGAGCTGACTACACCTGCCTGTCCTGTCAAGGGACAGTTAAAGTCAGCTGCTGAAGAGGCAGTCAGGCAGATAAACGGGGTTACTTCCGTAAGTGTGGAGGTGACGTCCAGTGTTTCTGCACACAGGATTCCAGGCAATGAGGAGATACTTCCCTGTGTAAAGAACATTGTTGCTGTTGCGAGCGGGAAGGGCGGAGTAGGAAAGTCTACTGTGAGTGTGAGTCTTGCTGTAGCCCTGGCGAAGACCGGTGCAAAGGTCGGACTGCTGGACACGGATATTTATGGACCAAGCATCCCTATTATGATGGGTATCACAGAAAAGCCTGAGATCAGGGGGGAGAAACTTATTCCTATTGTAAAATACGGTGTGAGTCTCATGTCAATAGGATTTATGATCCCGGAGGATACCCCGCTTATTTGGCGCGGGCCAATGGTTATGAAGGCTGTTGAACAGCTTCTTACAGATGTAGAATGGGGTGAGCTTGACTACCTTATTATGGATCTGCCGCCGGGCACAGGTGATGTCCAGCTTACCCTGTCACAAAAGGTGCCTCTAACAGGTGCGGTAATTGTGACTACTCCGCAGGATGTTGCGCTTCTTGATGTGGTGCGTGGCATATCTATGTTCAGAAAGCTTAATGTGCCTATTCTGGGTGTGATAGAGAATATGAGTTTCTTCTCCTGTCCTCACTGTGGCGGGCGTTCGGAAATATTCAGCCATGGAGGCGGGGAGGCTGCATCAAAGAAGCTTGGTGTGCCGTTCCTGGGCGAGGTTCCCATAGACCTTAAAATACGTGAGGGCGGAGATGCAGGAAGACCCGTTTCTGCAGAGGATGCAGCGTCTCCTCAAAGCAGGATATTCATAAACCTTGCTGAGCAGCTGGCAGCAAGGATAAGCGCACTTGGATAG
- a CDS encoding flagellar protein FlaG translates to MKINEIENHASHHLNKGPLSGKGKKKKDYSLSLHVNGQAGHVSVKVIDNKSKETISEPSSQELREIHDQIYDMAGRLYDKKVLK, encoded by the coding sequence ATGAAAATTAATGAGATTGAAAATCATGCATCGCATCATCTCAATAAAGGCCCACTGAGCGGAAAAGGGAAGAAAAAAAAGGATTACTCTTTAAGCCTGCATGTTAACGGACAAGCAGGGCACGTATCAGTTAAGGTTATAGACAATAAGTCAAAAGAAACTATCAGTGAACCCTCATCGCAGGAGCTGCGGGAAATTCACGATCAGATATACGATATGGCAGGAAGATTATACGACAAAAAAGTGTTAAAATAG
- a CDS encoding DUF488 domain-containing protein: MIKLKRVYDSTEPDDGCRYLVDRLWPRGVSKDSLKLDGWFKDLAPSDSLRRWFNHDPDKWDEFRRRYFIELESQTDKCRLLMKEAKKGVITLLFSARDMKYNNAVALAEFLKKSKSG; encoded by the coding sequence ATGATTAAACTGAAACGTGTCTATGACAGTACAGAGCCTGATGATGGTTGCAGATACCTCGTGGACAGGCTCTGGCCGCGCGGCGTCAGCAAGGATTCACTCAAATTAGACGGCTGGTTTAAAGATCTGGCTCCCAGTGATTCCCTTCGCCGCTGGTTTAATCACGACCCTGATAAATGGGATGAGTTCCGGCGCCGCTACTTCATTGAGCTTGAGTCTCAGACGGATAAATGCCGGCTCCTTATGAAGGAGGCAAAAAAAGGTGTTATAACACTTTTATTCAGCGCAAGGGACATGAAATACAACAATGCAGTTGCACTGGCAGAATTTCTCAAAAAGAGTAAATCGGGATAA
- a CDS encoding YaiI/YqxD family protein — protein MQIYVDADACPVRDIIHEEALRRGVRVTMVVSMAHNINEREGMSVLRVDSSFQAVDIAIINRASSGDIVVTSDYGLASLVLGNGVHAISPSGRVYTERTIDSLLEKRHQSARQRRGGGRVKGPRARHRDDDDRFRENFIELIEGIRV, from the coding sequence ATGCAGATTTATGTAGATGCAGATGCATGTCCTGTAAGGGATATAATACATGAAGAGGCCCTTCGGCGTGGTGTAAGGGTTACTATGGTTGTCAGCATGGCCCATAATATTAATGAGCGTGAAGGAATGTCGGTCCTGCGGGTTGATTCTTCATTTCAGGCAGTTGACATTGCGATAATTAACAGGGCTTCATCAGGCGATATAGTAGTTACTTCTGACTACGGGTTGGCTTCCCTGGTGCTTGGAAACGGTGTTCATGCCATCTCCCCGTCAGGCAGGGTTTATACAGAGCGCACCATTGATTCACTTCTCGAAAAGAGGCATCAATCAGCGAGACAGAGGCGGGGTGGCGGACGTGTTAAGGGACCCAGAGCAAGACACAGGGATGACGATGACAGGTTCAGGGAGAACTTTATAGAATTGATTGAAGGCATCAGAGTGTGA
- a CDS encoding Glu/Leu/Phe/Val dehydrogenase, translating into MTEIPSEFDSSSYRDVLARFDAAAEWFRLDPNIWNRLRLPQRALCVTMPIRMDNGEVHIFQGFRVQHDSILGPTKGGVRYHPEVNLGEVASLAMNMTWKCSLTGLPYGGAKGGIRCNPRSLSKQELQRLTRRYTAEIFPIIGPDNDIPAPDVGTNEHVMAWMMDTYSHQRGYAAPGVVTGKPICIGGSLGREEATGRGVVSVVIESMKLLGINCEGATAVVQGFGNVGAFAARFLTELGIKVVAVSDSTCGIYNKNGLDIGNVTDHKNSRRTLQGYPEGEIISNEELLETECTVVIPAALSGQIRGDNAHKLRCRMVVEGANNPTTKEGDAVLRERGIFVVPDILANSGGVIVSYFEWVQNLQKYFWKEKEINEKLHDFIVTAFNRVLGFSLSEKVDMRMAAMAISIRRLADAHVARGLYP; encoded by the coding sequence ATGACTGAAATTCCATCAGAATTCGATTCATCATCATACAGGGATGTCCTGGCCCGGTTTGATGCTGCTGCAGAGTGGTTTCGCCTCGACCCTAATATATGGAATAGGCTTAGACTGCCGCAGAGGGCGCTTTGCGTGACAATGCCCATCAGGATGGACAATGGAGAAGTGCATATCTTTCAGGGGTTCAGGGTTCAGCATGATTCCATTCTTGGTCCTACAAAAGGCGGGGTCAGATACCATCCGGAAGTAAACCTCGGCGAGGTGGCATCGCTTGCAATGAACATGACCTGGAAGTGTTCACTGACAGGCCTGCCTTATGGCGGCGCCAAGGGAGGCATAAGGTGCAACCCCAGGAGTTTATCAAAGCAGGAGCTGCAGCGGCTTACAAGACGCTACACTGCAGAGATATTTCCAATAATAGGTCCTGATAATGATATTCCGGCTCCTGATGTTGGAACTAATGAGCATGTCATGGCATGGATGATGGATACGTACAGTCATCAAAGGGGATATGCGGCGCCTGGTGTTGTAACAGGCAAGCCGATCTGTATAGGCGGTTCTCTCGGAAGGGAGGAGGCTACAGGCAGGGGTGTTGTATCTGTAGTTATTGAGTCCATGAAACTCCTTGGAATTAACTGTGAGGGGGCAACGGCTGTCGTCCAGGGTTTTGGCAATGTCGGCGCATTTGCTGCCCGCTTCCTGACTGAATTGGGAATAAAGGTTGTGGCAGTGAGTGATTCCACATGCGGCATCTACAACAAAAACGGCTTGGATATAGGCAATGTCACTGACCATAAGAATTCAAGGCGCACACTTCAGGGCTATCCTGAGGGAGAGATTATTTCAAATGAGGAGTTGCTGGAGACTGAGTGCACTGTAGTAATTCCTGCTGCGCTGTCAGGGCAGATCCGGGGAGATAATGCCCATAAATTAAGATGCAGAATGGTTGTCGAAGGGGCAAATAACCCTACAACCAAAGAGGGGGATGCGGTTTTGAGGGAAAGAGGAATATTCGTTGTCCCTGATATACTTGCAAATTCCGGCGGGGTTATTGTCTCGTATTTTGAATGGGTTCAGAATTTGCAGAAATATTTCTGGAAGGAGAAGGAAATAAATGAGAAGCTTCATGACTTTATTGTTACTGCATTTAACAGGGTGCTTGGATTTTCTCTCTCCGAGAAAGTGGATATGAGGATGGCTGCCATGGCAATTTCGATCAGGAGACTGGCTGATGCCCACGTGGCGAGGGGATTATATCCGTAA
- a CDS encoding MBL fold metallo-hydrolase, which yields MKVLFLGSGTSTGVPVIGCKCDVCRSDDPRNKRTRSSILITAEDTGTEFNSVPAVSVSPGGADHRAAGVRNILIDTTTDLRFQALRCSIERVDAVLFTHAHADHIHGIDDLRSFNHIQGEAIPCYGRSDTMETIRHKFSYIFDGSARSDWIPRLDINIVSSDFVLYGLRIKPLKIFHGDLTILGYRINDVSYLTDCNGMPEDTKEQLKGTKILILDATRYQPHAKHYGLDQAIEVIRELKPERAFLTHLSHTFDHSKVNSDLPPGIELAYDGMEIS from the coding sequence ATGAAAGTCCTGTTTCTCGGTTCAGGTACGTCAACCGGCGTCCCTGTAATCGGTTGTAAATGTGATGTCTGCAGGTCAGATGACCCAAGGAACAAGAGGACACGGTCATCTATTCTTATAACTGCCGAAGACACGGGGACAGAATTTAATTCTGTCCCCGCTGTATCAGTCAGTCCCGGCGGGGCTGATCACCGTGCAGCGGGAGTACGGAACATACTTATTGATACAACGACAGATTTGAGGTTTCAGGCCCTCAGATGCAGTATAGAGAGGGTAGATGCGGTACTTTTTACACATGCGCATGCAGACCATATTCATGGCATAGACGACCTGCGTTCTTTCAACCATATTCAGGGTGAAGCTATTCCATGTTATGGCAGGTCTGATACCATGGAGACCATACGCCATAAATTCAGTTACATCTTCGATGGATCTGCAAGGAGTGACTGGATTCCGAGACTCGATATTAATATTGTCAGCAGCGACTTTGTTTTGTACGGTCTCAGGATAAAGCCTCTTAAAATATTTCATGGGGATTTGACCATTTTGGGGTACCGGATAAATGATGTCTCGTATCTTACTGACTGCAATGGTATGCCTGAAGATACGAAAGAGCAGCTTAAGGGGACTAAAATACTTATTCTCGATGCAACAAGGTATCAACCGCATGCAAAACACTATGGTCTTGATCAGGCCATTGAAGTCATAAGGGAGCTGAAGCCGGAGCGTGCGTTTCTAACACACCTGTCCCATACGTTTGATCACAGTAAAGTGAATAGTGATCTTCCGCCGGGCATAGAACTGGCGTATGATGGGATGGAGATTAGTTGA
- a CDS encoding (2Fe-2S) ferredoxin domain-containing protein: MPKPKHHIVVCTNTRQPGHPKGSCGEKGAQPVVMKFSEEMEKRGLFGRVILTGSTCVGMCSSGTIVIVYPDAVWYQGVKPEHVNEILDQHIENGKPVERLVIPDSAWG, translated from the coding sequence ATGCCTAAGCCAAAACACCATATTGTTGTCTGCACTAACACCCGTCAACCGGGGCATCCCAAAGGATCATGCGGAGAAAAGGGTGCGCAACCGGTTGTTATGAAATTTTCTGAAGAGATGGAGAAAAGAGGCTTGTTTGGCAGGGTCATTCTTACCGGTTCTACATGTGTCGGAATGTGCAGCTCAGGAACGATTGTGATTGTATACCCGGATGCCGTATGGTATCAGGGGGTGAAACCGGAACATGTCAATGAAATATTGGATCAGCACATTGAAAACGGCAAACCTGTAGAAAGGCTCGTAATTCCGGATAGTGCGTGGGGATAA